In Ananas comosus cultivar F153 linkage group 14, ASM154086v1, whole genome shotgun sequence, the genomic stretch ctcgaagttaggctcgctcgagctcagctcaaattaatttcaagctgagcttgagcctaaatttaggctcgaaattaatttcaagccaagcttgacttgaggtaagctcgctcgagctcggctcgtttccacccctaatggTGAATAGTAGTATCAGTAGGTTCATCTACTATTgttagaggattttttttttttttgagagataagtagcatgctactcgcttcgtttattttatttagaaattaacttagctagaaatgtgaatcaactatgattcgaatttggaacttCAGGTACCAACGAcaaagccctttgtcacttgttaTAGGGACGGTCAGTTATTGTTAGAGGATTCTTCTTTGAATGGTTAGCATAGTAGTGACAATTGACAGTAACTTACGGTTTTTGCTTGCAAAAGTCCGCGCTGCAGCTCGCTTTCTTTCGCAAAATGAGCAAGTCTATTTCTTCTCGCAGTATACGAGAGAGAAACTTCCGGAGAAATTTGAGTTGTATTACTTGAGGGTCGTCCCAGGATGTGAAATCATAAGCCAAAACAAACAACTACGAACTCCCAATGGACTACGTTCAGCTTCTACAGATACCGACTgtctctagtgcaagtggcaaaaggcttgatgattggtatccgaggttccaaattcaaattctaattgattcacatttctagctaaatttatttctaaataaaataaacaaaaaaaatagcatgctacctatttcaaaaaaaaaaaaaaaattttctacataTGCTTCTGTCTAGCAAAACCTCCAAATCAACGCTCCCTTTAAGTTTAGGGATTATCGCGAAGGGACAGGTGGGTGAAAAATTTTAAGTCCTTGACAACAGGCTCACTAACCATCTAATAAAAAGAGAGCAGTGATGAGTCATCGAGACTGACACATTGAGGCcttggatgcatagttaaaaaaattcatgaaatttttattctatgattttagtctaaataaaatacaaaattctgtaactataaaaaaatttcacagcttcatttttaagctgtttggatacagaTCATACAATTttacagaatattaaagtgaaaaaaattaaaactacaaggtgggtttttgaagtttttccttgaAAGATTGTACAAACcacagcggaaaaaaaaaaagaaaaaaaaagtgtacaTGGACTCCAACTATGCCACATTATGCAATAAACTTTTCCTGTTAAATTCCATGGCGATTTTGTTAAACCGAACTTTtaaattgcagattttgttAAGAATAATTCTGAAACTAGTGagatacccgcgcgatgctgcggatataaaaatatttttataatatttttatatagttttataagtcaattattaattaaataaaaattatataaaaataatttaatagttaaatctatttaaataaaagtcattaaaattggtatatgcgcaaagtaaatttatacaataatttattttataaaaatttatatgaaaagaatttgagataaatctatcaaaataattttaaaaattaaaatcaataaatagaagtaaaataaaattgtaaaagaaattgtttaataaaattaattataaatatacacatatacactatatttctaaaattttagtcttgaaatttaaattctgtatttttttatacagcgATATTTTACGaaatttaaattgcatctattaggttagattttattacacGATTTATTATGCATATTATTAcccgtattattaataaaattaattaattaatttcatagaatttagatatttaaaattttaaattttgaagtttaaaatttgaaaataaatattataagctaaaattgaaatttaaaatataaaatttaaaatttaaaactttaaaatttgaaagtatcaaaattttaaattttatatatatatatatatatatatatatatatagagggagagagagtaaaggagggttttggaggggggaggggacacgtgtcaccttTTTGTCCCCAAatcctcctttaatgtagtagaatagaagaatagaagatattttttactcttttgaATGATAGGGGGGGAGAACACGTGTCACCTTTTTGTCCCGAAATTCTCCTTTAATGTAGTAGAATAGATATGTTTTACTCTTTTGAATTATACGGTGTCAGAGTCTAAGTCCGGAGTCTGTCTTCTGAGATGTTTTGACTTTGATTTTCACATCACCATTAATGTGATACAACTGATTTTGATATATATCTACCGTGCACGAATTCAAATCCGTTGGGTTTTCGTTTTCCATATCCATATTTAAAACTATATTCGTTTAGCATTAGGCAAATCCACTCCGTTTGAATctgggttcggataaaattttcaatatctgTATCCATAGAGATCTCTAGAGGTAAAAGAATATTTCAAGTTCTAAAAGTAAAACTTTTGATGtaatatttgttaaaaattttatttaaacataaTATTTTCGATAACAATactatttaatcaaaattttgttaaacaaCGTTACATtgtatactaaaaaaaaaaagaaggaatatttatataattggcATGTAAGTCCAAATAAATATGACTGGGTCAACAACTATAGAATTTCGTTGACCATCTTTACTTATTAGTGTGATCCATCTAAATTAAGGTGACAACATGCATTAAAATAAACATAGAATTTGTAACTAACCTTGTCTAATTTATTatactctatatattatttatatatttatttacagAAGTGATAAGGAATATTACCTTactcgaattttaaatttccgACAACATATTACGTCCAAATTCAGAAACAATTTAAaataggatttttttaaaaaaaattcgaatccgGCTAGATGCGGTcttaaaccaaatttcaaaaaaaaaaattcaattaatatttaaatttaaaatttatatatttaaagtaaatattgaaatcattgagaaatttcatatattcttttaaaataaattatttaaaattaaaaaataatcgcatatagtttaattttactatttaaattgtTAGTGTGAAATCCGATCGTTGATCTAGTTTTGTCCGAATTTTCTCGACCCATATAGTTTTTATCATTTAACACATATAGCATGTAATGATTGATTTGGACAATATCCaatatagtataattttattaaaaagttCTTTTATCCTACAGTGACAAATCATAAtcaatatctaaaaatattatttccatACACATTTTAACTATTCGCAATTATAATTAGCGCCAAAGATCGAGTCACAAGTAATATAAGAACAgatcataaaattttcatttgggCCAATAATCTACATagtgaagaaaaatattttgaagtaaTTAAGATCTTGACAAAAACTTGCCCACCTTttactttgaaaaaaaaaataataataaagtagaCCACTCATATTATTTTGGATCAATCCCAGAGAGTTGAGCTGTAAACTTACCAAGGATTGGACGCTTCAAAATATGGtacaagaaattaaaatttattatagctcttagaatttttaaatcctATATATAAAGATTCCAACTTTAGCATGCTTGCTCACCTCTATCAACTAATCCCAGGATTCACGGATAATTcctagaacttttttttttttttttttttttttccttctttttaataTTCTGTCAACTGTAATGAATTGGTCAGTAACTTATCATCTAATCCAAAAGAAAACGTCTGTTTGAATAATCAACAAGATTAGTGCAATAACCTAAACATACTTAGTAATGCTACACGCACCTTATAGTGCGCCCCAAAATACAGTAATTAATGAGTTAGCTTTTGTATTATGATATACGAGTATGACCGTGATGTGATAATTTTGAGTACAAAAATGTAATACTTAATATTTGACCCATTGCAATTTTGtacccacttttttttttttttttcccctcagcTTTTAATAATGTCAGTACAATTATCAAGGATATCAAATGCCCTTAAATTGCTCTACATATTCAAAATAAGAGAGGTCAAATAAACTTCCACTAATGATCATGTGACTCTTACGTACTAATAGATGCTGCAAAATTTAACAGAATAAAAAAGCAAGTTGCTAATTCCAGTGCGCAAATTATTCGCATAGTTAATTAATGCCAACTTTTTAAGCTTAAATTCTATGCTTTCGTAGGCATTTTAGTATCTATACTGATCTATTATCCAAGAAATTAATCGAAAAGAGGCTCAAGCCCCAACTTCGACATGCGAAAACAAGAATCGAATCCTGACCTTCTTATATAGCTATGCAGCATTCTGAGTAACAATCACTaaacaccgaccgtccctaaagcaagtggcaaaggatttggtggtcggttgccgagatcccaagttcgaatcctagctgatttacattttcagctaagtttatttctaaatgaaataaacgaagcgggtaccgtgctacctctctctcaaaaaaaagtaaCAATCACTAAACTAGCCAAATGATTGTTCGTAATATAATCCAAGTACGTAATTACCTaatattactcttttatttatataataatattcacCAGTACAACAACTCTTGATGACTAGCTAGTTAAGACAAAGTGTGTCTCTTGTCCCCACGGCCAAAATTAATTTCCAGCGTAAGTTGGAACTTACATATTACGAGTGCTCACATTGTTAAACAATTTAAGAAGGATAAGTATAATTACAAGAATATTACATCATGATATGTACTACTATAAGTCACTAGTCAACTTTTTCTGTAAGTTAATTATTATTGTCTCACCGTAATATTCCTAGCTTATCCGATGTGAAACAGTTTCGATCGATAGATCCAAAACGttacttaattatttaactaaaaatttaatggGACAAAATCTGAAATAGTTTTGACTTAGGATAGTCTTATGCTTAATTCGATGTACAAtacgaaacaattatttttctgtAAAAATCTAAGTTAATTGTCTTTAACGTTTAATAGTCTTGTTATAATAGTTCTATTTATTTGGAACAATGTAAGGTGCATTGATCTCATGAGATCACTGGAAATTTATTTCCTCCTTTCTTAACTAATTGTGATAATGACAATATAGTATATACTTTGGGTCACttgttatatttaattatttaaggtAGTTATTTTCTTAGGACATAGAGGTGTTATTATGACCCGTTCCTCATCTCACAACTTGGAAGAGTGATTAAGGATGAGACTATATATAGCTTAAATCGCCTTTCGAAGTACTCAAGCTCTTAATTTGGATTTGACACAAATCAATATCGATCCATTGATCTCATATATTGCCTTGTTTGTGTTCTAAGCAACTAACTATGAAGGTTAGTAGTAATATAACTTATAGAATACTAGGTTTTCAGTACTAATGTATTAACTTTGCATGCGTTTTAGCATATATatgattccttttttttgtttttttcatgGTTTCTTTCTACTGTGTTCAACAAATTTGCAGAAGATTGTGTTGAAAATAAGCATCATCTGCAGCAAGTGCAAAACTACCATTCTGCAGGCCGTCGCCAAACTCGATGGTTCGTGCTTTagtcatctctctctcactctctctctttcatgtGTGTCTTAAATTGGCCCTCTTTTGAATTTTGCGAGGTCGTAGATAAATGGAGATTATTTActtgtcatatatatatcttttctcaccacaaagtatatatataattttgctgCTCCGCTTTGCTTGCGGACACAGTAATGGATCGAGTGGTCGAACCACATAAATCTTCATGTTCTATCCGTCTATGCTCTCTAGTCTATGCTTGCTTTCATTGTTAGCCTCACGAATATTGTTCGAATCGTGTGTTTGCCTTACAACTCTCTCTTTCCATGTGCGCGTGGCTGGATAGGGATAAAATCATTGGAATTGGATGAGGAGAAGTGCACATTGACGGTAGTAGGGACCGCAGATGTCGTGGACATTGTAAAGGAGCTAAAGAAGGTGAAAAAGGCCGCGGACGTAGTAAGCGTAGGCGATAACAAGCacaagaagaaggaggaggagaaatgcAAAGAATTGGCATTGTGTTGTGCAGCATGTAGGACTATGGGTTTTGGGAGTTTCAGGAGCTTCCCTTCTAAATTAGTGTATGTTGAAGAGCCATCCTCTGGGTGCACCATCATCTAACAAGCAAACAGTTATAATATTTGGGCTATTGATTTACAATAGCCAATAGATTTGAGGCTCTACCTCTCATGTAGGCCTCAAAATTTGATGTATCTATCTCCAACTTCTTAGCTTAATTTTATGTATTGTTTGTTCCCTTCATCATGCATCttgagtatatatatgtgtaagcAATTCCTATATAGTGGTGTGTGTcatcatccttttcttttgtttctactTTACTTTAGCATGGCAAAGTTTGTAAGTATTTAATTGCATTCATTaaatgaaaatttcaaattgccTGCACTCTCTTTGAGCAAATAAATTAGCATAAATTTTCCAATTCTCATCTGGGGAATAGAAACACCTATAtaactattctttttttttttttttggcatgaaactttattttattaaatttattaaattgacaaacaaaataaattatgaagAGATGAGAGATGAAAAGATATTGAACTCTTTATCAAAAGATTACAATCACCATCCACTGAAAAAGCCTAAaaacaagggaaaaaaaagacgCCTTCACTATAACAGTTATTTTATATAGGAATAACGTGTTTGACACTAATTAGTAAtaaattgcaaaaaataattgttatatattaGTTCGAAAGTGTTACATGTGTCTAGTGGCGGATAAGAGAGAACATTGGGCGTGTTTTGGAGTCTAGCTAGggctttttagaaaaaaacatCTTTTGTACTCCGTTTGCAGGGGGCTCATGCCTTGTAGAGTGGAAATCGATAtgcaaaagcaagaaagaaggGGGTTTGGGGATTAAGGATATGGAAGCAATGAATATGGCTCTCTTAACCcaatggtggtggcgcttcttCAAAGAGCCACATCTGCTATGGGGGAGGTTGATTAAATCTTTATATTACATCAGAAGAAGGCCTTTACATGAAGGGAGAGCCTTCAGACCTTACTCCCAGTGGTGGAGAAGCGTGATGAGATGTCGAGAGGCGTTTAAATGTGGCGTTTCGTATGTGCTTGGCGATGGAAAAAACATCAGGATATGATCAGATATTTGGATTGAAGAAACCCCTCTATGTACTCGGTTTCCAGGAGTATACTCCAGCATTGCGAATAAGGAGATCACAGTTGCACAatgctggaatgaaaaaggGTGGAGATGGCGCTTCATAACTAGAGGCCTAGCTACATCGAATATCAATAGTCGCCATCAGATTAGGTTGATCAAAAACCTGCTTGCCCTTTATAGGCCAACTGACACACCGGATATACTAAACTGGCATTGGACCGCCAACCAAACTTTTACCGTTAAGTCCCTTTATGAATTCATCACCGACGCAGGTCAAAGAGCCCCAATGTATGAGCATCTTTGGAGGTTAAAAATTCCGGTCAAAATCAAAGTCTTTATTTGGATTCTGCTGCGCAAGAGACTGCTAACCGCAGATAGAATGATCCGCTTTTTTGCGTGTTCTTTCCAGAAACCTGCGACCACCTGTTCCGGGACTGTATCTTAGTTAGATACATCCGTATTTGTGCCGAAGGTTCAGATGCAAGCGAATCGGATGCTGGGGATGTACGGAGACTATGGACAGATACATCTAACATACCCAATGCCGCCACGAGATCGAAAAGTTTAACCCGTttggcggcaatctggtgggttgTCTGGACTGAAAGCAACAACACTATCTTCCGCGAGGTGCTTCCCAATGCTACCCGGGCTCTTGAACGTGTCGCTTCTTTGACCAATGCCTGGAACGGAGCCCTTTGACCCTTGCTTGTCCCTTCTTCCATGCTCGGTCCCCACTTCTTCCTTTTCGTTATCCACCCCGCTTTTCTTGTTTACTTTGTCTAATCGGTAGGTGTAGAGttctttattttgggttttctttcttgtattttttcggctctttcaggaggccctagctgtctccatcatgtacgcttagttcatttcgcttaatgaatgaagcaggtagcttgctacctatttctcaaaaaacaaaaaaaaaagaagcttagCTCTGTTTTCACTCTGGATATACGCTAATGGCCAAACTGCGTAAATtgcttttatgttttatttttttattttttttctctctttttctcaaatttttaaatttctttttcacACCGAACGAACTAAATCCTTTCAGCTTTTTTCATAACATATCCCAGTGATGAAAAGTAGGATGAGATTTAGAAAAGGCTAGGGGTTTgagggaattttttttaaaaaaaattaagctagTTAGTATGTATCTCAAACATGCATCACAAACCAATTATTCTTTTTGAATcgtattaaataatttttgcagCATTCCAAACTAATTTAAGCCTAGGATGTGATGGTATAACCATCTACCTAACCAAATAATTAACAGTGTCATTAGAAAACCTTTAACCCTTAATTTATAACAACCGGCGAATCCGCATTCGCCATCTCAAATTaacttaatttcaaaattgaaacaGTCAAATTAAACTTAAAGAACCAGCTAATGAGATTCCCTACTATGCAATCAGAAACTTGAGGCTTAGTTGTtggtgttaatttttttttctttcccaatTCTCTCAATACTATGTTTTCAAGCAACTTAATTATAACTCCTAATATATAACATCCTCCTCAACTGCATACACGATTAAGAGCAACAACCGTGACCAGGAAGGGATTAAGATACTAAgattattttatgaaaatttgttaatttgatTCGAGCTAACTACGATACAATTAGGTTAATGCAAATTCATTCATACAAGAGCTACTGCAGGAGTTGAATTCATTTTATGTTGTTAAAGAAAGGGTTTGAAGATTCTGAACATTTCTTTGTCTCCAAtgttagggggaaaaaaatggaaaaaaaaaaagtgaccaCATTACTGGAATTTTACCATATATTAGAAGATCACTCGGAGCGCAAATCTTTTCGCAAGCATTTGCTCAAAATAAATTCATACAActcataataaatttatatctatGTTTTTTAAATCAACTGTCAGATCGCCGCCATTTATTGAGATCAATCGTGCCTTTCAGAGTATCTGAAACCTGCACCCTAATCTAAAACCTGAAGCTACTTGTTTGGGCCTAGAGATGGCCTAAACCAAAACTTCAACTAATTGGCCCAATTTTGATGCTAAATTTGGTGAAACAAGCTCCAGTATTAAGCCCAAAAGCAacttgggtaaacttcaaaaccttctctgtggtttcacactttatcactttagtatcctgtgtcgtaaagtgtatcaacttagcccatgtggtttcacactttctcactttaatatcctatgatttaaaatatatcaagttagtaccccgtggtttcatttttctctttttattattcatttcactaatttttttcgttaaatcggtgacaaagtaaaaattaaaggatactaaagtgaatattcgataagcCTAGGTAGGgtgtctgaagttttttgtatataatttaacgaaatattaatggaggaaaaaaaaatcagtgacaacgTTAAgaccaaagggtactaaagtaaacatttgataaatctagataatgtatttgaagttttttgtatacaatttaacaaaatattaacaaagaagccgaccaaaaaaaaaaaatgaaaccacagggtactaaattgatacactttaaaccacatggtactaaagtaagaaagtgcgaaaccacataatactaaattgatatactttataCCACATGATaccaaagtaaaaaagtgcgaaatcacaggagtggtatttaaagtttttccttattTCTTTGTACGTAACTAACCATCTGTTTTTAGCATAATTTTCCAACCACTTAAACTCTTAATTACATAAATTATTACATAGTTAAAATTGTCCTGTACTGTAGATATTCTGggggattttcttttttttttttaactacaaAGTAAGGATATAGGGATACTCCAACATCATAACAAAGTTAACCACTCTCttccaactctatatatgttTTTCTAACCCTTATCTTTTTGTAATAATCCTATTCAAGTTACGTACGTATATCGATCCCTATCTTTTTGTAATCCTCTACAAGATGCCACGTACGTATATGGATCCATATCTTTTTGTAGTCCTTTATAAGGTGCCACGTAATCCACAGTTCGCAAAAAAGTGCAACTCACGTGGAccaatttaaaagtttgaacaTCTTAGTTTGAATTCGCTTGTACATATCAATAATTTAAACTGTTAATTTCTATTCCACATGCatgattttccttttttttttttttggtataatCCCTATTCACATGTAAATTCCTAACATCGACTTTGATCTTATGACTTATATACACCATGGACTATTTTGGTCCTATACTAATCCGACTTATATAACCTTACTTGTCATGCTCAAATTATCGGTCCAAGATACTTAAGCATAAAATGCGCAatctcttatattttcaatcaaattttttttttcaatatcgcACAGTAAAAATAAGAAGCTTCTTCAATTTGATCCTAATAACATTGTGAAGAATACATAATTTGTTAGCATTCCTAAAACTTGAGCCTCACacaattatgaattatttttgcaaaatgCAGAGTTTGTACGAAATTTAGGTTTGTacaaaataaactaattaatctCAAAATAACTGCTACGGTATCAAGTAGCACAATTGCATTAACAAGAATTTAAGTTCTCATCAATCAAAAGATGAAGATCATTCGCCAAAGATGAATGACTTATAAACCCACAcaagcatatttttatttacaataaattatataatccCCAATAATAGCAAAGCACAAGCAcgctaaaaataaaagttccaACGACAGCAGTTGGATGATTCAACTCTAACCGCCGTGTCGGCAAACACCAATTCCATGGGATGAAAATCTTGGTAATAAGCATGGTAGGGACCAAGATGAtctaaaacaatccaattcCCAAACTACCTACTTTCCTAACTATTGTTACCTCACCATTTCACATGACCTTATTTACAAGAGAAATTTGAGGTAATCAATTTTCCTAAATATAAGTATttacaaagagaaaaataataataataataataataataaatataagtcTCACATTTCGAACTTCAAAATATAGCGACCCAAAATAGATGCTAATAAGCAAAATACGCACGCCTCCTGTGAGTCATAAGAACACATCAAAATCAAGAATAATATAGTGATTGAGTCAGTCTTGTAGATGGGAGGCAGAAGCGAGCACCACCGCCTGAGCCCACGCCTTGAGCCGCGCCTTTACCTCTCTAGGATCATCTCCTACGCacaatagaaaaaaaacaaaaaaattactttatcaTTTTTGCATGTAATAATGTAAGGCACCAATTACCGTGAGGAGAGACAAAGTacatttattcattttattaaaaacatgattggaaaataaaattatttaattttttttctttttttggaggaTAAAtattaggggcaattgcttatatactcctgaaaagtttcagactttccgatttacccctcttagaaggttaatattgaaaataccatttctacgttccaatctatttctaatatatctctagagttaaaatctgttaattaactctattatttctataaaattactattttaccctttcaaatatacccttccaccctcactaattttcttatttgctcttaaagtcagggacacaaaaagtattttgacttttggtatttttcaatatacttttccatcatcaccaacatttcttatttacctTTAAGTTAAGGGCAGAATTagcatttaatattttttaactgtggtagatatttaactcacgtttaacccaagttaacttaacagtttaatttttttaactgtagtagatatttaactcacgtttaggCTAAGTTAACTTAAGCGGGAGTATTTTACAACAacagtggaacatatgagggatattttagaaagaaaaaaaaaagataaatcgaatattttcaaagtataagaaatatataggtaattattcttaaattttaataactaCCTTATCTAAGGCATTAAAATAGATGGAGATGTGAGCTTTGCAATCCTACCAAACCCCCACATACGTGGCAGGCACTTCCAAATAAGTATCCTAACCATCATAATAATTGATCgaagaaaacaaattttgaacCTTTATTAATATCTTTGTTGATGTTAAGTAATAGTCTGTGTGATAAAAATCAGATAAATTATATCACACACAGTaattattataaagataataataaatgatGAGATTCTTTTCATTAAATACACGACTGAATCAAAAATCAAGCTTAGCACTCgttaaaatcaaagtaaaatataattttttaataatatatcttACCATATCATAATTCTC encodes the following:
- the LOC109720031 gene encoding heavy metal-associated isoprenylated plant protein 2-like; the encoded protein is MKKIVLKISIICSKCKTTILQAVAKLDGIKSLELDEEKCTLTVVGTADVVDIVKELKKVKKAADVVSVGDNKHKKKEEEKCKELALCCAACRTMGFGSFRSFPSKLVYVEEPSSGCTII